Within Candidatus Gastranaerophilales bacterium, the genomic segment TCAGATAATATTTAGGATATAATTATAAAAAAAGGAGATAGTATTTTGTCATTAAAGGGTGGTTCAGCAGATAAATCAGGGAATAATTACGAAACATATTGGACTACAAATGTTCTTTGCAATATGTTATTAAATTATCCTGATAATTCATCGATTTATTTTGAAAAGCCAGGTGAAATCAATGACGGCTTTGAGTTTGTTGTTCAAACGGACAAAAAACTGCAATATTTTCAAATAAAAAAATATCAAAAAAATTGGACAATTGTGACATTATGTAGTGATGGAATAATGAAAAATTTCATAAAAAAATCGCAACTAGCAACAGTGCTAGTTGCGTATTCTTATCGTATTCAAGTTCACCTATTCAAGAATTAATTGAACGTTGTCAAGCCCCCAATTTTTGTACCAAGTTAGAAGTTAGTATTTTAGGGGCAGGTGGCTGATAGTTCAAAGAGCTATGAGGTCTTATGTGATTGTATTCTTGCCTGTAATTCTCCACCATTATTTCAG encodes:
- a CDS encoding dsDNA nuclease domain-containing protein is translated as MSLKGGSADKSGNNYETYWTTNVLCNMLLNYPDNSSIYFEKPGEINDGFEFVVQTDKKLQYFQIKKYQKNWTIVTLCSDGIMKNFIKKSQLATVLVAYSYRIQVHLFKN